A window of the Trichoderma asperellum chromosome 4, complete sequence genome harbors these coding sequences:
- a CDS encoding uncharacterized protein (BUSCO:EOG092D383L) has product MQSQYRAYAQQAPQRSPHPPNQRRGGIGPMMSSGPHPSVPLTQAQIAQQQQAQAHASELAKRRSRKPTDKNIPDGVEDCIIDPDGVKRYAELREIERLIDATITRKRLDALDDAKRSSKLRKTLRIWISNTTEDQIWQGESLNADSFDFTPAMEASYRVKIEGYLLDEDDSVVDQPKNDQPEDKPAGTETNQMKHRFSHFFQSISIEFDRSRFRSGSEHTVEWRRPEGSQNQAAPTAPTDGDFDEFTFKRNGDENINITVNLQRHESPERYQLSPELAQVVDMTEATQHEAVMALWEYIRLSGLQEDEERRNFRCDGYLKKVLGRDSGIIPMLSEYVMPHLRPLPPISLPYTIRVDEEFHRNPQPTVYDVQVLVEDPAKANLRPILNNPQYATTLKQVTALDEQLARLVQAISMSKAKHSFFTSLSEDPANFVKSWLSSQKRDLEIIMGEAASDAENVAGDEWRRGGNNSVWNSQNARESVNVLLSRQR; this is encoded by the exons ATGCAGTCACAGTACCGTGCTTATGCCCAGCAGGCGCCACAGCGATCGCCGCATCCCCCCAACCAGCGGCGTGGAGGGATTG GACCCATGATGTCGTCTGGACCACATCCCTCTGTTCCTCTCACACAAGCGCAAATTgcgcaacaacaacaagcgCAGGCGCACGCTAGCGAACTGGCGAAGCGAAGAAGCCGCAAACCGACAGACAAGAATATTCCCGATGGCGTGGAGGATTGTATCATCGATCCCGATGGCGTCAAGAGATATGCCGAATTGAGAGAGATTGAGAGGTTGATTGACGCTACCATAACGCGGAAGAGACTGGACGCGCTTGATGACGCAAAACGAAGCTCCAAG TTGCGAAAAACGTTGCGAATCTGGATTAGCAACACTACCGAAGATCAGATCTGGCAGGGAGAAAGTCTCAATGCGGATTCTTTTGACTTTACTCCGGCTATGGAAGCATCTTACCGCGTGAAGATTGAGGGTTACCTCTTAGACGAAGACGATAGCGTGGTTGACCAACCGAAGAACGACCAGCCAGAGGACAAACCCGCTGGTACAGAGACGAATCAAATGAAGCACCGATTTTCGCATTTTTTTCAATCTATTTCTATAGAATTTGATCGCTCCCGGTTCCGGAGTGGTTCTGAGCACACGGTAGAATGGAGAAGGCCAGAAGGCTCGCAAAATCAAGCAGCCCCTACTGCGCCAACCGATGGCGACTTTGAcgaatttacttttaagcgTAATGGCGACGAGAATATCAACATCACGGTCAATCTACAGAGACACGAGTCACCCGAGCGATACCAACTAAGCCCTGAGCTGGCGCAAGTAGTTGATATGACCGAGGCGACACAACATGAGGCTGTTATGGCCCTGTGGGAATATATAAGGCTCTCAGGGCtgcaagaagatgaagaaaggcGCAATTTTCGGTGCGATGGCTATTTGAAAAAG GTTCTTGGACGAGATTCGGGCATTATACCGATGCTCAGTGAATATGTAATGCCACATCTTCGCCCCTTGCCTCCAATATCTCTCCCGTATACAATTCGAGTGGACGAAGAATTCCACAGAAATCCCCAGCCTACGGTCTACGACGTTCAAGTATTGGTAGAGGATCCAGCCAAGGCAAACTTGCGTCCGATATTGAATAATCCTCAATACGCAACCACACTGAAGCAGGTTACCGCGCTAGATGAGCAGCTGGCAAGGCTTGTGCAAGCAATTTCCATGTCCAAAGCCAAGCACTCATTTTTCACATCGCTGAGCGAAGACCCAGCCAACTTTGTTAAGAGCTGGCTCAGCTCACAAAAACGCGACCTTGAGATTATCAtgggagaagcagcaagcGATGCTGAAAATGTTGCCGGTGATGAGTGGCGGCGGGGCGGAAATAATAGTGTGTGGAACAGCCAGAACGCCAGGGAGAGTGTCAACGTGTTACTCTCTAGGCAACGATGA
- the CHIT46 gene encoding Endochitinase 46 (CAZy:GH18~SECRETED:SignalP(1-22)), whose product MLGFLGKSVALLAALQATLTSASPVSTNDVSVEKRASGYANAVYFTNWGIYGRNFQPQDLVASDITHVIYSFMNFQADGTVVSGDAYADYQKHYSDDSWNDVGNNAYGCVKQLFKLKKANRNLKVMLSIGGWTWSTNFPSAASTDANRKNFAKTAITFMKDWGFDGIDVDWEYPADDTQATNMILLLKEIRSQLDAYAAQYAPGYHFLLSIAAPAGPEHYSALHMADLGQVLDYVNLMAYDYAGSWSSYSGHDANLFANPSNPNSSPYNTDQAIKAYINGGVPASKIVLGMPIYGRSFESTNGIGQTYSGIGSGSWENGIWDYKVLPKAGATVQYDSVAQAYYSYDSSSKELISFDTPDMVSKKVSYLKNLGLGGSMFWEASADKTGSDSLIGTSHRALGSLDSTQNLLSYPNSQYDNIRNGLN is encoded by the exons ATGTTGGGTTTCCTCGGAAAGTCCGTGGCCCTGCTTGCTGCGCTGCAGGCCACTCTCACCTCTGCATCTCCTGTGTCTACAAACGACGTCTCAGTTGAGAAGAGAGCCAGCGGATACGCAAACGCTGTCTACTTCACCAACTG GGGTATCTATGGCCGCAACTTTCAACCCCAGGACCTGGTTGCGTCGGACATCACTCATGTCATCTACTCTTTCATGAACTTCCAAGCAGACGGCACTGT TGTCTCTGGAGATGCCTACGCCGATTATCAGAAGCACTATTCTGACGATT CCTGGAATGATGTCGGCAACAACGCATACGGTTGTGTGAAGCAGTTGTTCAAGTTGAAGAAGGCCAACCGCAACTTGAAGGTTATGCTCTCTATCGGTGGCTGGACCTGGTCCACCAACTTCCCTTCTGCAGCAAGCACCGATGCCAACCGCAAGAACTTTGCCAAGACGGCCATCACCTTCATGAAGGACTGGGGTTTTGATGGTATTGACGTCGACTGGGAGTACCCTGCCGATGACACCCAGGCCACCAACATGATTCTTCTGCTCAAGGAGATCCGATCTCAACTAGATGCCTATGCTGCGCAATACGCTCCAGGCTACCACTTCCTGCTCTCCATCGCTGCCCCCGCTGGACCAGAGCACTACTCTGCGCTGCACATGGCCGACCTTGGTCAAGTTCTCGACTATGTCAACCTTATGGCCTATGACTATGCTGGTTCTTGGAGCAGCTACTCTGGACACGATGCCAACTTGTTTGCCAACCCGTCCAACCCCAACTCTTCACCATACAACACCGATCAGGCTATCAAGGCTTATATCAACGGAGGCGTTCCCGCAAGCAAGATCGTTCTTGGCATGCCTATCTATGGACGATCTTTCGAGAGCACTAACGGCATTGGCCAAACCTACAGTGGAATTGGATCTGGAAGCTGGGAGAACGGTATCTGGGACTACAAGGTTCTTCCCAAGGCCGGCGCTACAGTCCAGTACGACTCTGTCGCACAGGCGTACTACAGCTATGATTCTAGCAGCAAGGAGCTCATCTCTTTCGATACCCCTGACATGGTCAGCAAAAAGGTCTCTTACCTCAAGAATCTCGGCCTGGGAGGCAGCATGTTCTGGGAGGCTTCTGCTGACAAGACTGGCTCCGACTCCTTGATCGGAACAAGCCACAGAGCGCTGGGAAGCCTGGACTCAACTCAGAACTTGCTGAGCTACCCCAACTCCCAGTATGATAACATCCGAAACGGTCTCAACTAA
- a CDS encoding uncharacterized protein (TransMembrane:1 (o240-257i)), with product MSNPSQLFLLADHIKLSLLEWQRAQNLDPDDNSHNSDVSRSFDQLRNGIASLEQESARLQEAGDEAASQAITESLPGLHKQFDELISQYHSLAGSSSQEPGEEADELSSSANPAARKSKTVRFSENPPSPTQELFGRYRDDPNADPESLGYSDHAAGLSNQQIHAYHSQILQEQDDHLDRLGESIGRQRELSMRIGDELESHMAILEEVDEATDRHSSRLDRAKRALGRVAKGASDNKQMAIIFALIVILVLLIAILK from the exons ATGTCTAACCCGTCacagctttttttattagctgaTCATATAAAGCTATCGCTGCTCGAGTGGCAGCGTGCTCAAAATCTCGATCCCGACGACAACTCCCACAATAGCGACGTCTCGCGTTCGTTCGACCAGCTGCGAAATGGCATTGCTTCGCTAGAACAGGAGAGCGCTCGCCTCCAAGAGGCCGGCGATGAAGC GGCCTCCCAAGCCATTACTGAATCTCTTCCGGGACTGCATAAACAGTTTGACGAGTTAATATCTCAGTACCATTCTCTTGCCGGCTCATCCTCTCAAGAACCCGGCGAAGAAGCAGACGAACTCTCGTCCTCGGCCAACCCAGCTGCTCGTAAATCAAAAACCGTACGGTTTAGCGAAAACCCCCCTTCGCCGACCCAGGAGCTTTTCGGCCGCTACCGCGATGATCCGAATGCCGACCCTGAATCCCTCGGATATAGCGACCATGCTGCTGGATTATCCAACCAACAAATACACGCATATCATTCACAAATTTTACAAGAGCAAGATGATCACCTTGATCGCCTAGGAGAGTCCATAGGGCGGCAGCGGGAACTCAGTATGCGCATTGGTGATGAACTAGAAAGCCACATGGCCATCTTGGAAGAGGTTGACGAAGCTACTGATCGCCACTCCAGCCGACTAGATCGAGCCAAGAGGGCTCTGGGGAGAGTGGCGAAAGGTGCTTCGGACAACAAACAAATGGCGATCATTTTCGCTCTCATTGTTATTCTTGTGCTGCTAATCGCTATTTTGAAATGA